GGGAGGAGTCCGTCGAGGTGGGAGACACGGCCGGAACGCCAGCGGACTTCGAGGGAGAGGGGGCGTTGGTCGGGATGGACGGCGAAGACGCGGAGGGGATCGTCGGAACTGAGGTAACGGCCTGCGGCGATGACCTCCTGGGATTGGAGAGGGACGGGACCGTTGCGAACGAGGAGGCGTGCGCCGATGCCGTGGGAGTTTGGGGGGGCGCCGCGGAGACGGATGGCGAGGCGCGGAGCGGGGCAATTGTTGCGGTAGAGGAGGGGGCCGTCGTTGAGGCAATTGATGACGAGGTCGAGGTCGCCATCGCCATCGAGGTCGGCGAGGGCAATGCCGTGGGAGACGCGGGTGGACTGGAAGCCCCAGGCGGCGCCGGCGTCCTCGAAGGTGCGGTCGCCGCGGTTGCGGAAGGCGACATTGGGGATGTCGAGACGGGGGAAGCGGCGGCGGAGCATGAGGGCCTGAAAGTCGGGGAGCCGGTCGCGAAGACGGATGCGCTCGATTTCGTCGGCGACGTCGATGTCCTGGACGTCGCGTTCGAAGCCGGTGGGGATGAGGAGGTCTTCGTAGCCGTCAAGGTCCACGTCGAGGAAGACGGGGCCCCAGGACCATTCGGAGGCGTGGAGTCCGGCGAAGTGGGCGATTTCGGCGTAGGAGCCATCGCCGCGATTGAGGAAGAGGGTGTTGCGGACGTACTGGGGTCGGGAATCGACGGCGCCGACGGGGTGGGATTGGGGCATGTGACCGCTGACCTGGCGCATGCGGTTGCGGTGGCGGCGGGAGAGCATGTCGGTGAGGAAGAAGTCCTCGTGGCCGTCGCGGTCGATGTCGGCGAAGTCCACGCCCATGGAGAAGTGGCTGGTCTTGCGGAGGGTGAGAGGCGGGGCTTCGCGGAAGGTGCCGTCGCCACGGTTGATCCAGACGCGGTCCTCGGAATGGAAATCGTTGCAGACGTAGAGGTCCGGGAGACCGTCGCCATTGAGGTCGCGGAACATGACGGAGAGGCCCCAGTCGAAGGGGGGGCGGGCGAGGGGCTGATCGCTGGCATCGCGGAAGGCGCCGGTGGTGAATGGAACGAGGCGGAACCGTCCGGTGCCGTCGTTGAGGTAAAGCCGGTCCACCTCGCCGTGCTCGATGGGGACGCCGTTGGGGGAGACGGTGAAGCGTCCGACGAGGTCGGGTTCGGAGACGGGGCGGCCGTTGACGCGGGTGACGACCGGCTGGCCCTGGATCATGGCGACGGAGAAGCGGAGCTGGAAGGCGTCGCGCATGGTGGAGGCCCGGTAGTTGGCGACGTAGAGATCGAGGTGACCGTCGCCGTCGATGTCGGCGAGGGCCATGGACATGGCGCCGCGGCGGGTGGGGAGATCGGAATCGGGGGCCTCGGAGAACCGGCCGGAGCCGTCATTGAGGAAGAGCCGGGTGCCGGTACCGATGCCGTTGACGAGGAGATCGAGGTGACGATTGCCGGTGACATCGGCAAAGGCGACGCCGGTGGAGTATTGGTCGGGGCAGGCGGCGGGGCCCGGGTCGAGTTCCTGGAAGCGCCAGTTGCCAAGATTGCGATAGAGGCGGTTGGGACCTTCGAGGCAGGCGAAGAAGAGGTCCGGGAGACCGTCGCCGTCGATATCGCCTAGGGCGACGCCGGAACCGTTGAGGAAGATGTGGTTGGTGAGGGCGGCGACTTCTGAGAGGCGATTGGTGAAGCGGATGCCGGCGGGCACCGCGGGGATGGAGGTGAAGCCGGGCTGCCCCTGGGCGGGGAGGGGGAGCGGGGCGCGGCGATATCCGT
The Verrucomicrobiia bacterium DNA segment above includes these coding regions:
- a CDS encoding CRTAC1 family protein gives rise to the protein MHRRFPAPHPFRATIGLLLLAILVPSFAPAIHAAPRWTQLDGYRRAPLPLPAQGQPGFTSIPAVPAGIRFTNRLSEVAALTNHIFLNGSGVALGDIDGDGLPDLFFACLEGPNRLYRNLGNWRFQELDPGPAACPDQYSTGVAFADVTGNRHLDLLVNGIGTGTRLFLNDGSGRFSEAPDSDLPTRRGAMSMALADIDGDGHLDLYVANYRASTMRDAFQLRFSVAMIQGQPVVTRVNGRPVSEPDLVGRFTVSPNGVPIEHGEVDRLYLNDGTGRFRLVPFTTGAFRDASDQPLARPPFDWGLSVMFRDLNGDGLPDLYVCNDFHSEDRVWINRGDGTFREAPPLTLRKTSHFSMGVDFADIDRDGHEDFFLTDMLSRRHRNRMRQVSGHMPQSHPVGAVDSRPQYVRNTLFLNRGDGSYAEIAHFAGLHASEWSWGPVFLDVDLDGYEDLLIPTGFERDVQDIDVADEIERIRLRDRLPDFQALMLRRRFPRLDIPNVAFRNRGDRTFEDAGAAWGFQSTRVSHGIALADLDGDGDLDLVINCLNDGPLLYRNNCPAPRLAIRLRGAPPNSHGIGARLLVRNGPVPLQSQEVIAAGRYLSSDDPLRVFAVHPDQRPLSLEVRWRSGRVSHLDGLLP